A segment of the Bacillus licheniformis DSM 13 = ATCC 14580 genome:
TTGTTCGTCTTCAGGCGACTTTACGGCTTCCCCATTGGAAAAATCAAGAAAGCAAAGTGGCGGAAACAGGACGCACCACCAGTTGGCTCCCTCTCCCTTGCCTAATGTAATTAAAACAGCCTCATATTCTCCGGCCGGATACACCATATTGCCGTATAGCTTTGTCGGAAATGAAACACGATCAAAACGGACAGACACGGATTGCCGAACATTTTCGCGTTTCATGACATCCATGGCAACCTCTTGGATTTCAGGCAGCTTCGACCTGATGACTTGTCTCGCTTCCTCAACCGAGGTCAGGTTTTCCACCCATTTCGTAATTTGTTTATTGACCTCATCCCTGATTTTGCGTTTGACGCTCTGGTCGCTCCCGCTGTCGCTGTTTGCCAAAATCCGCAGCCGAATCGCTTCATCAGGAATCACGGCAGGCTGCCCGCCTGATGATTGGGCAGTCTCTTCCGTCGTGAGATTTGCAAGCGCTCCTATTAATAAAAGAAAAATATACATACAGGCAATGTTTGATTTCTTCATTTTCCCCACCGTTCCTCTCGTTCTTCAACCTTTTCTAGCAATATTATGGTCAAAGATGGAACGGTTTAAACGGCTGCTGAAAAAAATCCTACTAAGCTTGTAATCTCTTCCTAATAAATCTACATATCCAAATGACTCTGCTTGTTTTTTTGCAGGCCGGATAAAAAAATCACCGCGCTGATCGCCAGCAGCAAGCCCCCCAATCCGCCGAACAGCAAAAACGGGAAGACAGCGGCTGCGCTTGCATCAATCGCCCAGCCGATCAAGAATGAAAGAAGCGCTCCTCCCAGACTTGCGGACGAAATGAAGAGACTCGTGATTTCCTCTGTAAAAGGCTTTCCAGCCAACGAGGCAAGAGTGACGGCGCACGGAAAAATGCCGGCTGCCGACAGCCCGATGAAAAATACGAGGAGCAGCTGTGTTTGATGAACCGGAAACCACGCGAGAATCAAAAGCAAAACAGTCAAGGCTCCGGCGCTGAAGATCAGAAAGGCAACGGAAGTTATGCGTCCGCCAAAAATACTTGTCAATAAACGTCCGCATACCATCCCCGTCCAAAAAAACGTGACGCTGATCACGCTGATTTCTTCAGCCCCTTTTTCCAGCATCAGCGCCGGCAAAAAGTTTGCGAAATTGGTCTCGATACCCGCATACACAAAAGCGAATATGAGAAAGAGGAAAATGTTTTTTTCTTTCCTTCCGGTTTCAAATATGGCTGATACAGTCGGTTTTTCCTGATAAGCCATCTGACCGGAAGCAGTGCCGGGGGTTTTTCTGCGCAAATAAACCACCCACATACACGCGAGCACAAAAACGAAGATAAATAAAGCATACAAGGGGAAATGCCAGGCATATCGTTCCGTAAGGATATAAATAAGAAAAGGAAACAGCAGCGCGCCTAATCCGAAAAAAACCTCTAAAATATTCATCCCTTTCGCATTTTTATCTTGCGCAATCACATACGCCCCCATCGTCGTTTCTAAAGTACCCGCGCCAAAGCCGAGCAAAAATCCCATGATGACAAAAAAGATGAACATATCAAAAAGGAAAACACCTAAAAGCGTAACGAGAATAAGAAGAAGGCCAAACGTCAATACAGCCGTATGAGAGGTGCGTCTGACAAACATCGGCGCAAGCAGGACGCCGTTTAGAAAACCGGTGAATTGGAAAAAGATCAGGAAGGATAGATCATGAAGATCCCGTTGATATTCTTGAATGATGTACGGTGACAGGCTCCCCAGCAGAATATGGATAACCCCTACTAGAAAATAAAACGAACAGCCGAATAGAAATATTTTTTTCATTAGACTCACTCCTTCGTTGCAGACCATAAAACCCTTGCGGCTTGGGTGGCACAGCCGGCAAGGGTCTTTCGCAATGCTAGTTTGCTTGTTTTGAAAGGGACAGCTGCTGACCTTTATTGAAAAATTCATTTAAGTAGAACTGCGTCTTGTATCCATCTTCAAAAGTGGCAAGAGATGCAAAATTGCGATCCCGAATTCCGTTCATCCATTGGATCAGCTGAACTCTGAAGGAATCGGCCCATCCGTAAAATTCATTTTCAGGGTCTGTCAGCCACGTGTCCGGCATTGTTATCATCTGCTCCGTCAATCCGGCCCTCAGCAAAAACTGATTTTTCTGCCGTGAATGATAGTAAAATACGCCGTTTTGGCCGTTGACCTCGATGCTGAAGCCGCACTCATCCGATTTTGTGCATTTTGACGTAATCATATTGACAAACACATGATTTTCAAGCTGGCCGTATACTTCTGAATGATCATCAACATATACCTGTTTTTGTTCTTTTTC
Coding sequences within it:
- the spoIIR gene encoding stage II sporulation protein R, whose translation is MKKSNIACMYIFLLLIGALANLTTEETAQSSGGQPAVIPDEAIRLRILANSDSGSDQSVKRKIRDEVNKQITKWVENLTSVEEARQVIRSKLPEIQEVAMDVMKRENVRQSVSVRFDRVSFPTKLYGNMVYPAGEYEAVLITLGKGEGANWWCVLFPPLCFLDFSNGEAVKSPEDEQTAAGEDRREEKTDAADETVSGIDKDKEDKEVKFFLVEWITGLFS
- a CDS encoding MFS transporter translates to MKKIFLFGCSFYFLVGVIHILLGSLSPYIIQEYQRDLHDLSFLIFFQFTGFLNGVLLAPMFVRRTSHTAVLTFGLLLILVTLLGVFLFDMFIFFVIMGFLLGFGAGTLETTMGAYVIAQDKNAKGMNILEVFFGLGALLFPFLIYILTERYAWHFPLYALFIFVFVLACMWVVYLRRKTPGTASGQMAYQEKPTVSAIFETGRKEKNIFLFLIFAFVYAGIETNFANFLPALMLEKGAEEISVISVTFFWTGMVCGRLLTSIFGGRITSVAFLIFSAGALTVLLLILAWFPVHQTQLLLVFFIGLSAAGIFPCAVTLASLAGKPFTEEITSLFISSASLGGALLSFLIGWAIDASAAAVFPFLLFGGLGGLLLAISAVIFLSGLQKNKQSHLDM